The following proteins are co-located in the Acidicapsa acidisoli genome:
- a CDS encoding adenosine deaminase family protein, with product MRLFPSVLFVAVVSISSLAQPGGPSSAADSHEARATRAFDAAKRQGPLALRNFLLGMPKGADLHVHLSGAVYAESWIRAAGEDGLCIDTKALTFAKPPSGGCPQILGQIAAADLLSHTQVPANQDVYDKLIDAFSMRSFVPYAGWSGHDQFFATFAHFSGTDKRHSGEWIDEVATRAASQNEQYMELMDTPPFSHAATIATQLGWDANLAELRQKLLDHGLDDEVDAARERIQNANDLRNKLEHCGTPDATPACQVKVRFIYQILRGAPREQVFAQTLLGFETISKLPEFVGINFVQPEDGYLSMKDYTLQMHMLEYLHSVYPSVHISLHAGELASGMVPPDGLRFHIRQAVELGHAERIGHGVDVMYEDDAPALLKELAAKHIMIEINLTSNDGILGIKGADHPLPLYRRAGVPVALSTDDEGVSRIDLTHEYVRAAEDFNLSYIELKQMARTGMEHNFLPGKSLWAKEDVFTTPASECVGQTLGSDKPSAKCKAFLDSSEKASAQWEQERRFRAFEAKW from the coding sequence ATGCGTCTGTTCCCATCCGTTCTCTTCGTTGCGGTCGTTTCCATCTCCTCTCTTGCGCAGCCGGGCGGTCCATCGAGTGCAGCCGACTCCCACGAGGCGCGAGCCACGCGCGCCTTTGACGCTGCCAAGAGGCAAGGCCCGCTAGCGCTTCGCAACTTCCTGCTCGGCATGCCGAAAGGCGCGGATCTGCATGTTCACCTGAGCGGCGCAGTCTACGCTGAGAGCTGGATTCGCGCCGCAGGCGAAGACGGGTTGTGCATCGACACCAAGGCGCTCACCTTCGCCAAACCGCCATCCGGTGGCTGTCCACAGATCCTGGGACAGATTGCCGCCGCCGATCTGCTATCGCATACGCAGGTTCCCGCCAATCAGGATGTATATGACAAGCTGATCGACGCCTTTTCCATGCGCAGTTTTGTGCCCTACGCAGGATGGAGCGGCCACGATCAGTTCTTCGCCACTTTCGCCCACTTCAGCGGCACCGACAAGCGCCATTCCGGCGAATGGATCGACGAAGTCGCAACCCGCGCCGCCTCGCAGAACGAGCAGTACATGGAGTTGATGGATACCCCGCCATTCAGCCACGCGGCAACCATCGCCACGCAGCTTGGATGGGACGCGAACCTCGCCGAACTCCGCCAGAAACTCCTCGATCACGGCCTCGACGACGAAGTCGATGCCGCTCGGGAGCGCATCCAGAACGCAAATGACCTGCGCAACAAACTCGAACACTGCGGAACACCGGATGCCACGCCCGCTTGTCAGGTGAAAGTGCGATTCATCTACCAGATACTTCGCGGAGCCCCCAGAGAGCAGGTCTTCGCGCAGACCCTCCTCGGCTTCGAGACCATCTCCAAGCTGCCCGAGTTTGTGGGCATCAATTTTGTGCAGCCCGAGGACGGCTATCTTTCCATGAAGGACTACACCCTCCAGATGCACATGCTCGAATACCTGCACTCCGTCTATCCTTCAGTGCATATCTCGCTGCACGCTGGAGAACTTGCTTCCGGCATGGTGCCGCCGGACGGGCTCCGCTTCCACATCCGTCAGGCCGTCGAACTGGGTCACGCCGAGCGCATCGGCCACGGCGTAGATGTGATGTATGAGGACGACGCCCCAGCCCTGCTCAAGGAACTGGCTGCAAAGCACATCATGATCGAGATCAACCTGACCTCCAATGATGGGATTCTCGGCATCAAAGGCGCCGATCATCCTCTTCCGCTCTATCGTAGAGCAGGCGTACCGGTAGCGCTCTCTACCGATGATGAGGGTGTCTCCCGCATCGACCTCACGCACGAATACGTGCGCGCCGCCGAGGACTTCAATCTGAGCTACATCGAGCTCAAGCAGATGGCCCGCACAGGCATGGAGCACAACTTCCTACCCGGCAAAAGCCTTTGGGCAAAGGAAGACGTCTTCACCACCCCAGCGAGCGAATGCGTCGGTCAGACTCTCGGCAGCGATAAACCATCCGCAAAGTGCAAAGCCTTCCTCGACAGCAGCGAAAAGGCCTCCGCCCAATGGGAACAGGAGCGGCGTTTCCGGGCATTCGAGGCGAAGTGGTAA